The Streptomyces capitiformicae genome contains the following window.
ACGCCCCGTGGCACGCCTCGTACGTCTGGCCCGAGCCGCACCAACAAGCTGACCCCTTCTGTGGGGGCCACGCCACTGCCAAGCCTCGGGCAGCGAGCGTCGTCGCGTACTGCGGTAGCAGGTCCGGTTCTGCGGGGGAGGTGCTCTCCGAGGCTGCGAAGGCCTCGTAGGACGGGACTGTGCCTGTGACGATGCCCAGGTTGGGGGTGCCGGAGGTGGAGAGTTCTCTGAGGGAGGACTCTATGGTCGCGAGGTGTTGGGTGTGGGAGGGGTACTCCGTGAGGAGGGTCGGGTAGGCCGCCAGCAGTTCTGACAGCTCGGGCGCCGGCCAGTGCAGGACCGCTACCGGGAACGGGCGGGAGAGGGCCTCGCGGTAGGCGTTCAGTTCTGCTCGTAGGCGGGTGATCTCGGCCTGGAGTTCTGCTGGGTTGTCCGAGCCCAGGGACCACACGCGCTTCGGGTCGTGGAGTTCGTCCAGGGAGATTGAGGACGAGTGGAGGGTGTCTGCCAGGGCGTCCCACTCGTCGTGGGCCGCGCCCAGCATGCGGCGGACCCTGTGGCGGCCGACGAGGAGGGGGCGGGCGGTGTAGGGGGGTTCCGGGACGTCTGTCAGGAGGAGGGTCACGGCTGTCGTGAAGGTGTCGTGGGCCGCTTCCAGCTCGTCGTGGGACTCCAGCGCCTCCGCGACGATCACCCAGGGGGCCGGGTCGCGCGGGGCGGCTGCCCTGACGCCCTCGATGATCGCCCTTGCCTCCGCCTCGTGGCCGTATTCCCAGAGGTTGGAGGCCTTCAGGGCGCGTACCAGGTGGGGGTTCTCCAGGGGGGTGGAGTAGGACAGGAGGCGGTCGTAGAGGGTGGTCGCGGCGGGGCGGTCGCCGGACAGTTCGCGGTGGGCGGCGGCCTGGAGGAGGAGGTGTTCGGCGTCCTCGGGGTAGAGGTCGGCGGTTCGCTCCAGGCGGGCCGCTTCGGCGGGGTGGTCGACGTTCTCGGCAGGCGTGTCGGGGCGCATGGACGACACCGTACTGGCCGAGGGGGCGGCGGGGTGAGCTATGTCCAGGTCGGGGCTCCGCCCATTCCGGACGGGGTGCCCTACCTGATCCCGCGACGCCGTGGGTGCCTATTGGCAGATTTGTCTCGCCTGGCGCGTCGTGCTTACGCGTGCCGGCGAGACGAATCTGCCAATTGGGCCGGTCATCTGGGGGGAAGAGAGGGGGGCGGATGCTGGTGGGGCCCGGGTGGGCTCCGGCCGCCTCTCCTCGCTCCTCGCTCCTGGCGGCTAGATTGTCACGCCGTCGATCTGCAGCGTCTGCACGGCACCCGCCGCGAACGGGACCGCCACCGACTTGCCGTTCAGGAACGTGTCCGAGTACGCGCGGTAGCGGTCGCTGCCGCCCGACGTGTGGGTGTTCCAGCGGGGGACCAGGCCGCCCGAACCGCCCGTCACCGTCGTGAAGCGGGAGAGGTCGAAGGTGAAGGTCTGGGCGGTGGTGGCCGTGTTGATCGCGACTATGACCAGGCGGCGGGCCGAGGCGTCGTACGCCGCCGCCGTGTAGCTGGAGCCCGCGTCGAGGATCGTCATTCCGGGGCGGATGTGGCGGCTGAACTGCGCCATTACGTAGTACTTGGTCTGGATGGTGGTGGGCTGGAGGGTGTTCGCGTCGTACGCGATCATCGCCCAGCCCGCCGTCGGGTCCATCACCTGCCAGTAGACCCAGGCCGTGGGGTGCAGCCAGCGGAAGTCGTAGCAGAGGTTTCGGGCGAGGGTCCAGCCTGTGCCGTCGCTGTCGCCCGTCTCCGAGTTCCAGAGTTTCTTGCCCGATGTGGTCACCACGTCCGTGTACAGGAGGTCTCTGCGGCCGTTCGCGCCCTGGTAGCCGTGTACGTTCACCTGGCTGACCAGGGCCTTCGTCGAGGCGCCGAAGGAGTTCCAGGTCGAGCGGGCCGTGTCGTAGTTCGTTTCGTCCGAGGCTGAGATGCGGACGGACGTGAGGCCTCGCTTGTCCAACTCGCTGCGCATGTAGGGGAGTACGGCCGCCTGGACGGCCGGGTCCATGTGGCAGCCCTCCTGGGTGCCGGTCGCCGTCCACCAGGTCGACGCCGGTTCGTTGAAGGGGTCGACCGTCGCGAAGTTCACGCCCCAGTTGTTCTTGGCGTGGAGGGCCACCGCCGCCAGGTGGGAGGCGTGCTGGCGGTAGTTCCAGGACTGGAGGTTGTTGCCGCCGCCCGCCGCGCCCGAGGGGTTGTGGTTCAGGCACATCCACCACATGGGGGAGTTGGCGAAGAGTTCCGTCGTCGCGCCTCGCGCCACCGCCTTCGTCAGGGCCGCGCGTTGGTTCGTGTCCGCCGTCCAGTCCCAGGCCGAGGAGGTCGGGTCCTCGTTGTTCCAGTCCTGCCAGAAGCCCTCGATTTGTTTGAAGGCCGGGATGTTCGGCGATTTGACCATCGTCTCGCCGCCCACACTGTTCCAGCTGCACGCGCCCAGGTTGTAGCGGGCGATGTTCATGCCCAGGCCGGGGAGCGCCGTGCCGTTGTACGTCGTCGTCCTGGTGGTGAACCAGAGGTCGGCGAAGTCGTCCCGCGCGCCGAAGACGTTCGCCCACCAGGCGAGCGAGGTGCCCCAGCCCTCCCAAGTGCCGTACTTGGTGGCGGGGTTGACGGCGATGGTCGCGTCCGCGTGTGCGGTGCCGGTGCCGAGGGCGGTGCCCGCGAGCGCGCCGCCGGCCGCGGCCAGCAGGGCGCGTCTGCCGAACGCCGGGGAGCGGTCGTTGGGGGGTTGAGGGTTGTGGTTGCTCCGGGGGGTCGGTGATGCGGTCATGTCAGCTCCGTGGGGATGCGGGTGCCGAGTGAGCAGGGAACTGCGGTCGAGCAGGGGAACTGCGGCTGTGCAGGGGAACTGCTGGTGGGACGAGGGCGGCCGCCTGGGGTGGGGTGCGGTCGCCTTTCGGAAGAGTCAGCTGTGAGCCGTGGGGTTGTCGAGAGGTGTGACAGCGCTTTCTCCGATTTCTTTCAAGGGTTGTG
Protein-coding sequences here:
- a CDS encoding SEC-C domain-containing protein, producing MRPDTPAENVDHPAEAARLERTADLYPEDAEHLLLQAAAHRELSGDRPAATTLYDRLLSYSTPLENPHLVRALKASNLWEYGHEAEARAIIEGVRAAAPRDPAPWVIVAEALESHDELEAAHDTFTTAVTLLLTDVPEPPYTARPLLVGRHRVRRMLGAAHDEWDALADTLHSSSISLDELHDPKRVWSLGSDNPAELQAEITRLRAELNAYREALSRPFPVAVLHWPAPELSELLAAYPTLLTEYPSHTQHLATIESSLRELSTSGTPNLGIVTGTVPSYEAFAASESTSPAEPDLLPQYATTLAARGLAVAWPPQKGSACWCGSGQTYEACHGA
- a CDS encoding glycoside hydrolase; this translates as MTASPTPRSNHNPQPPNDRSPAFGRRALLAAAGGALAGTALGTGTAHADATIAVNPATKYGTWEGWGTSLAWWANVFGARDDFADLWFTTRTTTYNGTALPGLGMNIARYNLGACSWNSVGGETMVKSPNIPAFKQIEGFWQDWNNEDPTSSAWDWTADTNQRAALTKAVARGATTELFANSPMWWMCLNHNPSGAAGGGNNLQSWNYRQHASHLAAVALHAKNNWGVNFATVDPFNEPASTWWTATGTQEGCHMDPAVQAAVLPYMRSELDKRGLTSVRISASDETNYDTARSTWNSFGASTKALVSQVNVHGYQGANGRRDLLYTDVVTTSGKKLWNSETGDSDGTGWTLARNLCYDFRWLHPTAWVYWQVMDPTAGWAMIAYDANTLQPTTIQTKYYVMAQFSRHIRPGMTILDAGSSYTAAAYDASARRLVIVAINTATTAQTFTFDLSRFTTVTGGSGGLVPRWNTHTSGGSDRYRAYSDTFLNGKSVAVPFAAGAVQTLQIDGVTI